In one Candidatus Aegiribacteria sp. genomic region, the following are encoded:
- a CDS encoding response regulator has protein sequence MIFFAGVSIRIIIRELFPYILGLIAVIVILVFYLHMTDSISDEIANNENEKISQVAENLSGLSGNVDYSDALFNRFQENGIVFHQLRPNFLNCLNLHEYIIAQPLTGNKFENIPYDDTLAVSAFINNIPYIRRNRSGMDENLTVFYPLQLSENRPALVRIMFTDLKGTDWLNKYRYEFYTLSVAVLILIIIPGLIIGLAGIRRKIEMRGYFEEDQENEKSFKSPGNMTLLDVYPSSLMDIADSPALFKLDSNHEIIHMNSAAESLIDIPLDDAIGMQFHSLPCFDQEESSSFEYPETEEAEEFTLNLADSTGSINRTVFRIESFNDSGFAVSGKAVSEHGPETLKTVTSLPKAGKPQEEHAQEHAQAPRNISDTDIQKAIDLAEAGRMLSGVDITVANHFGKIARTLTEFKQNALRSEKELKGVIKIDSELERISSALNDVLPERASIEVEASEFLQEAECSLSDFSQIIKKMVFHSLESVSGPVRIKIGARNVSFPATDPVFSAKCDGSVSRSVSISYCDGTRIPVFLKEALLDPETDSSGIQRDFGSHISSLAAILARLDLHPVFTESTTGTTLNILFSISESSLFDVSPVESREPSRIGNISIAICDASREVRNSVSDVLVSIGLDVIKTDDLDNLSEEYFKSSPDCLVLDASVLEESLEETISTLRIQWPDLKIIFTSGSSDMEKKTQIDGIMGAGILRKPYSPGELLDMIELLKVPDSGLMDIPNVPGRFE, from the coding sequence ATGATTTTCTTTGCAGGTGTCTCTATCAGAATTATCATTCGCGAATTATTTCCATACATATTAGGATTGATTGCGGTTATAGTGATACTTGTGTTTTATCTGCATATGACTGATAGCATATCAGATGAAATTGCCAATAACGAAAATGAAAAAATATCACAGGTTGCTGAGAATCTTTCAGGATTGTCCGGTAATGTGGATTATTCAGATGCTTTGTTTAATCGTTTTCAGGAAAATGGAATCGTATTTCATCAACTCAGACCCAATTTCCTTAATTGTCTTAATCTTCATGAATATATAATTGCACAGCCTTTAACAGGGAATAAATTCGAAAATATTCCCTACGATGATACACTCGCGGTGTCAGCATTTATTAACAATATCCCATACATAAGGCGTAATAGATCAGGGATGGACGAAAATCTTACTGTGTTCTATCCGTTGCAGCTTTCTGAAAATAGACCCGCCCTGGTGAGGATTATGTTTACAGATCTTAAAGGAACGGACTGGTTGAACAAATACAGGTACGAATTTTATACACTTTCTGTAGCTGTATTGATTCTGATAATTATCCCCGGACTCATTATTGGACTTGCCGGTATTCGCAGAAAGATCGAAATGAGGGGTTATTTTGAAGAAGATCAGGAAAATGAGAAATCATTCAAATCACCAGGGAATATGACGCTTCTTGATGTCTATCCCTCTTCACTGATGGATATAGCGGATTCTCCGGCACTATTTAAACTTGACAGCAACCACGAGATAATACACATGAATTCAGCAGCGGAATCATTGATTGACATTCCTCTGGATGACGCGATCGGAATGCAATTTCACTCTTTGCCATGTTTTGACCAGGAGGAATCGAGTTCATTTGAATATCCCGAAACAGAGGAAGCAGAAGAATTTACTCTGAATTTGGCTGATAGTACAGGCAGCATTAACCGGACTGTTTTCAGAATTGAATCATTTAATGATTCCGGTTTTGCTGTATCTGGGAAAGCGGTTTCCGAACATGGTCCTGAAACGTTGAAAACCGTTACATCTCTTCCGAAAGCAGGGAAGCCACAGGAAGAGCATGCACAGGAGCATGCACAAGCACCACGAAATATATCCGATACTGATATTCAGAAAGCTATTGACCTTGCTGAAGCGGGCAGGATGTTGTCCGGGGTCGATATTACGGTCGCAAATCATTTCGGCAAAATTGCCCGAACACTTACAGAATTCAAACAGAACGCATTACGTTCGGAAAAGGAACTGAAAGGCGTTATTAAAATCGACTCTGAACTCGAGAGAATTTCTTCAGCACTCAATGATGTCCTTCCGGAAAGAGCATCAATCGAAGTTGAAGCCTCTGAATTTCTCCAGGAAGCAGAGTGTTCTTTAAGTGATTTCTCACAGATAATAAAGAAAATGGTGTTTCATTCACTCGAATCAGTTTCCGGACCTGTAAGGATAAAAATCGGTGCCAGGAACGTTTCCTTTCCGGCTACTGATCCGGTGTTTTCAGCAAAATGTGATGGATCAGTTTCCAGGTCAGTTTCGATCAGTTACTGTGACGGTACAAGAATTCCTGTATTTCTCAAGGAGGCTTTACTTGATCCCGAGACAGATTCATCAGGTATTCAGAGAGACTTTGGTTCACATATATCTTCATTGGCAGCGATTCTTGCCAGACTTGATCTACACCCCGTTTTCACTGAAAGCACTACCGGCACTACTCTTAATATACTTTTCAGCATAAGTGAGAGTTCTCTGTTCGATGTCTCACCGGTGGAGTCAAGGGAACCTTCGAGAATAGGGAATATATCCATTGCAATCTGTGATGCTTCAAGAGAGGTGAGAAACAGCGTTTCCGATGTGCTGGTCTCAATAGGACTGGACGTAATCAAAACAGACGATCTGGATAACCTGTCTGAAGAATATTTCAAATCCTCCCCTGATTGTCTGGTGCTGGACGCCTCGGTGCTGGAGGAATCCCTTGAGGAAACTATCTCAACCCTGAGAATACAATGGCCTGATCTGAAGATTATCTTCACATCAGGTTCATCTGATATGGAGAAAAAGACACAGATAGACGGGATTATGGGAGCGGGAATTCTTCGTAAACCATATTCCCCAGGCGAACTGCTGGATATGATCGAACTCCTTAAAGTACCTGATTCAGGGTTAATGGATATTCCGAATGTCCCCGGGAGGTTTGAATGA